A window from Candidatus Bathyarchaeota archaeon A05DMB-5 encodes these proteins:
- a CDS encoding 50S ribosomal protein L10 — MPSQQILQEKISEVEQITQLVKKHKVIGIASLQKVRAAQLQELKKKLSDKAYMKVIKNTLMKLAIENCKEKPELKKIEEYLNGSNVYLMTDLNPFKLALLLERGKVRTTAKAGDIAAFDVIVPAGNTGQPPGPIISQLNAVGLPTRIEAGSVWINKDTLVVRKGEVISERLASVLSKLGIKPVEAGLSMKVVYDDGLVITAEQLRIDINSTKKTVEESHVDAFALSIAVTYPTKENVVVLLQLAHQKAYALSINAAVPTKDTIADLLRKAHAEMLSLGKKTNQPV, encoded by the coding sequence ATGCCATCCCAACAGATTTTGCAGGAAAAAATCAGCGAGGTTGAGCAGATAACTCAGCTGGTAAAGAAACATAAAGTCATTGGAATCGCTAGTTTGCAGAAAGTTAGGGCTGCCCAACTACAAGAGTTAAAGAAGAAATTATCAGACAAAGCATACATGAAAGTTATAAAAAACACGTTAATGAAATTAGCTATTGAAAACTGCAAGGAAAAGCCAGAGCTGAAAAAAATCGAAGAATACTTAAATGGTTCAAACGTCTATTTAATGACTGACCTTAACCCGTTTAAGCTAGCTTTACTTCTTGAAAGAGGAAAAGTACGAACAACAGCAAAGGCTGGCGACATAGCTGCCTTTGACGTCATAGTTCCTGCAGGAAACACTGGTCAACCACCAGGTCCAATAATTAGCCAATTGAACGCGGTTGGTTTGCCAACAAGAATAGAAGCAGGCAGCGTTTGGATAAACAAAGATACATTGGTCGTCAGAAAAGGCGAAGTAATCTCTGAAAGACTTGCAAGCGTGTTGTCGAAACTTGGAATAAAACCCGTGGAAGCTGGGCTTTCAATGAAGGTGGTGTACGATGATGGCTTAGTAATAACTGCTGAGCAACTCCGAATAGATATAAATAGCACTAAAAAAACCGTCGAGGAATCTCATGTGGATGCGTTTGCATTATCGATAGCTGTAACTTATCCGACAAAAGAAAACGTTGTAGTGCTTTTGCAACTGGCGCATCAGAAAGCCTATGCACTTTCAATAAATGCAGCTGTTCCAACCAAAGATACAATTGCAGACTTACTTCGAAAAGCACATGCTGAAATGTTAAGTCTGGGAAAAAAGACTAACCAACCAGTTTAG
- a CDS encoding 50S ribosomal protein L1 produces the protein MPLDQKTILDAVKEAKGKSEKRKFTQSVELILNLRDIDMKSPEGRIQELVELPHSPPEKPNKICVIASGELALKARKANADLVIERAELEGLAGKKRDLRKIADGYDFFVAEAPLMPLVGKIFGPVLGPRGKMPVPVPPTADISSLLEKYRKTVIAKMRNQPILQCRVGTESMKDEELADNIQAVLRAVEGKLKKGMKNIKFAYIKTSMGKPVKIKP, from the coding sequence ATGCCCTTAGACCAAAAAACTATCCTAGATGCAGTTAAAGAAGCAAAAGGAAAATCCGAGAAAAGAAAGTTTACCCAATCAGTAGAGCTTATTCTAAATCTTAGAGACATTGACATGAAATCTCCTGAAGGAAGAATTCAAGAACTTGTAGAATTGCCACATTCACCGCCGGAAAAGCCAAACAAAATATGCGTAATCGCATCTGGCGAATTGGCTTTGAAGGCGAGAAAAGCAAACGCAGACTTGGTAATTGAACGGGCTGAGCTTGAGGGTTTAGCGGGCAAGAAGCGTGACTTGCGTAAGATTGCTGATGGATATGACTTTTTTGTTGCTGAGGCTCCTTTGATGCCTTTAGTGGGCAAGATCTTTGGTCCAGTTTTGGGTCCTAGGGGTAAAATGCCAGTTCCAGTTCCTCCTACAGCAGACATATCAAGTTTGCTTGAGAAATACCGTAAAACTGTCATTGCAAAGATGCGAAATCAGCCGATACTACAGTGCCGCGTTGGAACGGAAAGCATGAAAGACGAAGAGTTGGCTGATAATATTCAAGCAGTTTTGAGAGCAGTTGAAGGGAAACTTAAAAAAGGAATGAAAAACATCAAATTTGCTTACATAAAAACTTCCATGGGTAAGCCCGTGAAGATTAAACCGTGA
- a CDS encoding 50S ribosomal protein L11: protein MGEKKVIELLVSGGQATAGPPLGPALGPLGVNVLVIVNKINELTKDYSGMKVPVKVSVDPETKDFEVSVGTPTASALIVSELKVEKGSGAPNTQKIGNLSMEQIIRIAKIKREELLAKNLKLATKEILGSCVSMGVTVEGKDPREIQREIDEGKYDEMFSKS, encoded by the coding sequence ATGGGCGAAAAAAAGGTAATAGAGCTACTCGTAAGCGGAGGACAAGCAACCGCGGGACCGCCATTAGGTCCGGCTCTTGGTCCTTTGGGCGTGAATGTTCTCGTTATTGTGAACAAAATAAATGAGCTGACCAAAGACTATTCTGGAATGAAAGTTCCTGTTAAAGTTAGTGTTGACCCTGAAACTAAAGACTTTGAGGTTAGTGTTGGGACTCCAACTGCATCGGCGTTGATTGTTAGCGAATTGAAAGTAGAGAAAGGTTCTGGTGCTCCTAATACGCAAAAAATCGGGAATCTTTCAATGGAACAGATTATTCGTATAGCAAAAATTAAACGTGAAGAGCTTTTGGCAAAAAATCTGAAATTAGCTACAAAGGAAATACTAGGAAGCTGTGTTAGCATGGGCGTCACGGTTGAGGGCAAGGATCCACGTGAAATCCAACGAGAAATTGATGAAGGCAAATATGACGAAATGTTTAGTAAGAGTTAA
- a CDS encoding transcription elongation factor Spt5, translated as MEKKEEAFPTKIFAVKTTTGQEKNVAKLVAAKVEMNKIPIKAILVPEGLRGYVFMEAEGPHMVEEAIAGIRHVRSRVPGVVSFTEIERYIVRKPVIEELSENDIVEVTGGPFKGMRAKITRIDKTKAEVTLELLEATFTLPITVHSDYVKLVEKAKTEGGET; from the coding sequence ATGGAAAAAAAGGAAGAAGCATTTCCAACGAAAATTTTTGCAGTAAAAACGACAACGGGACAAGAGAAAAATGTAGCCAAGCTTGTTGCCGCCAAAGTTGAGATGAACAAAATACCCATAAAAGCCATTCTGGTGCCTGAAGGCCTAAGAGGATACGTATTTATGGAGGCAGAAGGACCACATATGGTTGAAGAGGCAATAGCTGGAATAAGACATGTACGCTCACGAGTTCCAGGCGTTGTGAGTTTCACTGAAATTGAAAGATACATTGTAAGAAAACCGGTTATTGAAGAGTTAAGCGAAAACGACATTGTCGAAGTGACAGGCGGACCGTTTAAGGGTATGCGTGCAAAAATTACTCGCATCGATAAAACTAAAGCTGAAGTCACGCTTGAGTTGTTGGAAGCAACCTTCACTTTGCCAATCACTGTGCATTCCGACTACGTAAAATTAGTTGAAAAAGCCAAAACAGAAGGCGGTGAAACATAA
- a CDS encoding protein translocase SEC61 complex subunit gamma, which translates to MGLRSFLSGCARTLKLSVKPGKSELWLSIKICFLGIGAVGLVGFVIHLVSFALQGRLV; encoded by the coding sequence ATGGGTTTAAGGTCGTTTCTTTCAGGATGCGCAAGAACACTGAAGCTTTCAGTGAAGCCCGGAAAAAGCGAGCTATGGCTATCAATAAAAATATGCTTCTTGGGCATAGGAGCTGTAGGATTAGTAGGTTTCGTCATTCATTTAGTTTCTTTTGCGTTGCAAGGAAGACTTGTGTAA
- a CDS encoding D-tyrosyl-tRNA(Tyr) deacylase, which yields MILIVASNKDVASQNIAEQILQHYSFEKTAETFQQNPVYEANLSHKKVQIVTLNNESVYAQNITDFFPNSELILFVSRHSSISGTPTLSVHTPGNLGKADLGGLPRKVSVSPANAIRNALKAMARLKNEMQLNYEVSYECTHHGPSLDVPTMFVELGSSPKQWSDLRAAEAIAHSAIAAISCFGISQTKAVMGIGGPHYNNKFTKLALEKEIAFGHIIPKYAFPNVDLPILKQCAERTLEKVEFAVLDWKGIKGEHKPKLIEILEEMGLPFEKV from the coding sequence ATGATTTTGATTGTTGCTTCAAACAAAGATGTGGCAAGTCAAAACATTGCAGAGCAAATTCTGCAACACTATTCTTTCGAAAAAACTGCAGAAACTTTTCAGCAAAACCCAGTTTACGAAGCCAACTTAAGCCATAAAAAAGTCCAAATTGTAACATTAAACAACGAATCTGTTTATGCACAAAACATAACTGATTTTTTTCCAAATTCCGAACTCATACTCTTCGTCTCAAGGCACAGCAGCATCAGCGGCACTCCCACGTTGTCCGTGCACACTCCAGGCAATTTAGGCAAAGCAGATTTAGGTGGGCTTCCCAGAAAAGTTTCAGTTTCTCCGGCAAACGCTATACGCAATGCTTTAAAAGCTATGGCACGCTTAAAAAATGAAATGCAGCTTAATTATGAAGTTTCTTATGAATGTACGCATCATGGGCCGTCATTAGACGTACCAACAATGTTCGTCGAGTTAGGTAGTTCGCCTAAGCAATGGAGCGATTTGAGGGCTGCAGAAGCCATTGCGCATTCGGCGATAGCGGCTATTTCATGCTTCGGCATTTCCCAAACAAAGGCTGTTATGGGAATTGGTGGACCACACTACAACAACAAATTCACTAAACTGGCACTTGAAAAAGAAATAGCGTTTGGACATATAATTCCTAAATATGCTTTTCCAAACGTAGATTTGCCAATCCTAAAACAATGCGCAGAAAGAACCTTAGAAAAGGTTGAGTTTGCAGTTTTGGACTGGAAAGGAATAAAAGGCGAACATAAACCAAAACTGATTGAGATTCTTGAAGAAATGGGTCTTCCTTTTGAAAAGGTTTAG